A window from candidate division KSB1 bacterium encodes these proteins:
- a CDS encoding PorV/PorQ family protein → MNKYILNLFRVCALVVVLVSNVFAQDIKNARIGTAAGAELLIPVGARDMAMSGSGIATSSGIDAIHWNIGGLSRLGDTNAQGLFSSMSYIADIKVNYGAVALKFGTFGTVAISIKSLDFGDIPLTTTDDPEGFAGRTYSPAFTIFGISYGRSFTDAITAGFTLKLISENIHRVAGSGYAIDAGIQYHGVAGFEGLDLGVVLKNVGPQIEFDGPGLLRTAVAADGRRPAQFYKSETSDWELPTSVEIGLSYGASLGEELSYTVNSLYANNNLALDSYKFGGEVVYNVGTQLSVAGRGGVNLLDKGELDEQIFGPTFGFGLTYFTSGVDVTVDYAYRSVDFFNNNSMFSLRLDF, encoded by the coding sequence ATGAATAAATACATCCTTAATCTTTTTAGAGTCTGTGCGTTGGTCGTTGTTTTGGTAAGCAACGTTTTCGCACAGGATATAAAAAATGCTAGAATTGGAACTGCTGCCGGAGCGGAACTTTTGATTCCGGTCGGTGCACGTGATATGGCCATGAGTGGTTCCGGTATTGCCACCTCGTCAGGTATAGACGCAATTCACTGGAACATTGGCGGACTTAGCCGACTGGGTGATACAAATGCACAAGGGCTATTCAGTTCGATGTCCTATATCGCCGATATCAAGGTAAACTATGGAGCTGTTGCTCTAAAATTCGGTACTTTTGGAACTGTGGCTATTAGTATCAAATCCCTGGATTTTGGTGATATACCACTAACAACGACCGATGATCCCGAAGGGTTTGCAGGAAGAACCTATTCACCTGCTTTCACAATCTTTGGCATTAGTTATGGCCGGTCATTTACTGATGCTATTACAGCCGGTTTTACGTTAAAACTGATTAGTGAAAATATACATCGCGTAGCTGGCTCAGGCTATGCGATTGACGCCGGAATTCAATATCATGGCGTCGCCGGATTTGAAGGTTTGGATCTCGGTGTTGTGTTGAAAAATGTAGGTCCGCAAATAGAATTCGACGGTCCGGGTTTGTTACGGACCGCAGTTGCCGCAGACGGACGTAGACCTGCTCAGTTTTATAAGAGTGAAACTTCAGATTGGGAATTACCGACTTCCGTCGAAATCGGTTTGTCCTATGGAGCTTCCCTCGGCGAAGAATTGAGTTATACTGTAAATTCGCTGTATGCCAACAACAACCTGGCACTGGATAGCTATAAATTTGGTGGTGAGGTTGTGTATAATGTTGGTACACAATTATCCGTTGCAGGCCGTGGTGGTGTCAATTTGCTGGACAAAGGTGAATTGGATGAACAAATATTCGGCCCAACCTTCGGTTTTGGTCTAACATACTTCACTTCCGGTGTTGATGTTACAGTAGATTATGCTTATCGATCTGTCGATTTTTTTAATAACAATTCAATGTTTTCGTTGAGATTGGATTTTTAG
- a CDS encoding carboxypeptidase-like regulatory domain-containing protein, whose product MRSKLLPLLYLISSVFLLTSNSLSQIKQKVNLQNIIISGQIRDENTHKEVSSVNITVEGTQVGTTSNHAGKFTLTVPLQYSKSNIVFQHIAYNKVILSMDSITTLKFIYLQPRVIQLQGVAIEEEGSGRLGIAKDLPQPVAIINAKAF is encoded by the coding sequence ATGCGATCTAAATTATTACCACTCTTGTATTTAATAAGTTCTGTTTTTCTTCTTACTTCCAATTCTTTATCTCAAATAAAGCAGAAAGTCAACTTACAGAATATTATTATTTCCGGTCAGATTCGCGACGAAAACACGCATAAAGAAGTAAGTAGCGTTAACATTACTGTAGAAGGTACTCAAGTTGGCACTACCAGTAATCATGCCGGTAAATTTACTCTTACAGTACCTTTACAATATTCAAAAAGCAACATCGTGTTTCAACACATTGCATACAATAAAGTAATTTTATCAATGGATTCCATTACAACCCTAAAATTCATTTATTTACAGCCCAGGGTCATTCAACTGCAGGGAGTAGCAATAGAAGAGGAAGGATCCGGGAGATTGGGAATTGCTAAAGATTTACCGCAACCTGTAGCTATTATAAATGCCAAAGCGTTCG
- a CDS encoding PIG-L family deacetylase gives MHKSFKHIYTFLGLLLFSTSFIISCGKKATSNYFPELGKDAVRQRLNELNSNLNVLSLAIEPGHEDLAALAYYRLEKGANILSAYLTNGETGVSDSWNEYPDYIAATRRTEAGDALEYLDGDVHFLNLPDIAAARDTLKIREKWSKHKVMEKLRVLINVFKPDIILFAKDWKWGEESLRWAVFKNDLLTILHEMDSNQGKNMGENWSPYKVLEEQMAGNGDLLPIRSHHSISGKRYVTIGEEAGEKYQSLAVQKNKWSEQRGSRYSILFPFNSDSKKIDAEMPARYSHRLNEIAKVVSQLKQNLKAETKEEALKNVVAALDSVTFKIQRRFEYSKKDQRTLLHWKKSLEELRCSLLGVAVNYTVSEDTLTMVQLTYVTINDVTGIEEEGETTVYFGGLGSKWVINEGFEKKFKYRPGDSYRLLSPKQLTLTTPQAKYGLNSAKIRQPVFLFVLHEGLTKEKSFIHRSKMYFYYAPKFSTEILTPIVMMVPNEKLVLKFTNHSRDGTKDTVKVEHELVESTPGLFRLNQKGSVYLDTLTLIWKGNQEPGNYIIPIDIRGFNIGNFAVRNFDFKMDRNKKIGVIEGVLNSPIFPALRRLGVPAIKLTLKGNLYEQINELDVVIVDRLATTFKENLKNSKSELERFADNGGHLIYFRQEADIWNKHQWIEGVELTPAWQYDESVIFELDDSHPFVNNPNELSPQDWGNWLFLTAYNSVNVDNSMGYSIPLKTNRDENPLILTKTRGKGKTTYIDLAIYPQLMNIHEGAYKLLANIISN, from the coding sequence ATGCATAAAAGTTTTAAACATATTTATACTTTTCTAGGATTGTTATTGTTTTCGACAAGCTTTATTATTTCATGCGGAAAAAAAGCGACTTCCAACTATTTTCCTGAGCTCGGAAAGGATGCTGTTCGACAGAGATTAAATGAGTTAAATAGTAATTTGAATGTTTTATCTCTTGCTATAGAACCAGGGCATGAAGATCTCGCCGCCCTGGCATATTACCGGTTAGAGAAAGGTGCAAATATTCTAAGCGCATATCTTACCAACGGGGAAACGGGCGTAAGCGATAGTTGGAACGAATATCCGGATTACATCGCTGCAACCCGGCGTACTGAAGCAGGAGATGCTCTGGAATACCTTGACGGGGATGTTCATTTCCTGAATTTACCGGATATTGCCGCGGCCCGGGATACGTTAAAAATCCGGGAAAAATGGTCAAAACATAAAGTGATGGAGAAGCTCAGGGTTTTGATTAATGTATTTAAACCGGACATCATTTTGTTTGCTAAAGATTGGAAATGGGGAGAGGAGAGTTTGCGTTGGGCTGTTTTTAAAAACGATTTGCTGACGATCCTTCATGAAATGGATTCAAATCAAGGAAAAAATATGGGAGAAAATTGGTCACCTTATAAAGTTCTTGAAGAACAGATGGCCGGCAATGGAGATTTATTACCAATCCGCTCCCACCATTCAATCAGTGGGAAAAGATATGTTACTATTGGGGAAGAGGCTGGTGAAAAATATCAATCCCTGGCCGTGCAAAAAAATAAATGGTCTGAACAAAGGGGTTCGAGATATTCAATACTATTTCCATTTAATTCGGATTCAAAAAAAATTGATGCAGAAATGCCAGCACGATATAGTCATCGACTGAACGAGATTGCTAAGGTGGTTAGCCAATTAAAACAAAATCTTAAGGCGGAAACAAAAGAAGAAGCGCTTAAAAATGTTGTAGCTGCTTTGGATTCTGTTACTTTTAAAATTCAGCGCCGATTTGAATATTCCAAGAAAGATCAACGAACCCTCCTGCATTGGAAAAAATCATTGGAAGAATTGCGGTGTTCGCTGCTAGGTGTAGCGGTTAATTACACGGTTAGTGAAGACACCTTAACTATGGTACAATTAACATACGTAACTATTAACGATGTAACGGGAATAGAAGAAGAGGGAGAGACAACAGTTTATTTTGGCGGTTTAGGTAGTAAATGGGTGATTAATGAAGGCTTCGAGAAAAAATTTAAATATAGGCCGGGTGATTCTTACCGCTTATTATCGCCAAAACAACTCACTCTGACAACCCCGCAAGCTAAATATGGACTTAATTCGGCAAAAATAAGACAACCTGTGTTCTTATTTGTTTTGCATGAAGGGTTAACGAAAGAAAAAAGTTTTATCCACAGGTCTAAAATGTATTTTTATTATGCACCAAAATTTTCTACAGAAATTTTAACGCCTATTGTAATGATGGTTCCAAATGAAAAGCTTGTGCTTAAGTTTACCAACCATTCTCGCGATGGCACGAAAGATACGGTTAAAGTAGAGCATGAATTAGTAGAGTCCACACCCGGTTTATTTAGATTAAATCAAAAAGGATCAGTTTATTTAGATACTTTAACGTTAATTTGGAAAGGAAATCAGGAGCCTGGTAATTATATAATCCCGATCGACATTAGAGGATTTAATATTGGTAACTTCGCTGTTCGTAATTTTGATTTTAAAATGGATAGAAATAAAAAAATTGGTGTTATTGAGGGGGTTCTCAATAGTCCGATTTTTCCGGCGTTAAGGAGATTAGGTGTACCGGCAATTAAACTTACACTTAAAGGTAATTTATATGAACAAATAAATGAATTAGATGTTGTCATTGTCGATAGACTCGCCACAACCTTTAAAGAAAACCTTAAAAATAGTAAAAGTGAATTGGAGCGGTTTGCAGATAACGGCGGACATTTGATATACTTCAGGCAAGAAGCGGATATCTGGAATAAACATCAATGGATAGAGGGTGTGGAACTTACACCGGCATGGCAATACGATGAATCCGTTATATTTGAATTAGATGACAGCCATCCTTTTGTTAACAATCCCAACGAGTTAAGCCCACAAGATTGGGGGAATTGGTTATTTTTAACAGCTTATAATTCAGTAAATGTAGATAATTCTATGGGATATTCAATACCATTAAAAACAAACCGGGATGAGAATCCATTAATTTTAACCAAGACCAGGGGAAAAGGTAAAACCACATATATCGATCTGGCAATTTATCCGCAATTGATGAATATCCATGAAGGAGCCTATAAGCTACTGGCGAATATAATTTCAAATTAG
- a CDS encoding GWxTD domain-containing protein — MIPRKILLLFCFTSFFAAILSAQTVAPKAPLILNVDYSRYYYDDQTGYLEVYFGFLPKQLTYNFMNGKYEAGIKLATKIRGKDSKEYIVNERTLLAISEKDTSDVWYDFPFTTQNGYVIPNGNYVLEILAIDSLDNSRRDSLDMELNISNFGTELSISDLELCKSIKSSQDKELLFYKNSLEVLPHPSLIFGASTAPVVFYYIEIYNINPNIKYLIKTDILDDFGKSVRQMSKERQFKSKSSLEVSTTPVSTFESGKYSLRFSLYDDKQNQLVSTEKTFFIYNPHIQFKQLASISVKGAFRNMSDDELDNEFEYSRYFATDEEKEVFSKLDVIEAKRKFLFKLWQNVVNGRGDLPPISRSGYLIRREIADQKYHSFGKKGWESDQGRVFMLYSEPDEIDRTPQESIANRYEIWRYFNLEKGVEFVFVDRWGYGNLGLVHSTKRGEFQDILWEKFLK, encoded by the coding sequence ATGATTCCCAGAAAAATACTGTTATTATTTTGTTTCACGAGTTTTTTTGCTGCAATTCTTTCTGCACAAACTGTCGCACCCAAAGCTCCACTGATACTTAACGTGGATTATTCAAGATATTATTACGATGATCAAACGGGATATTTGGAAGTGTATTTTGGCTTTCTACCAAAACAATTAACCTATAATTTCATGAACGGTAAATATGAAGCCGGTATAAAGTTAGCCACGAAAATCCGGGGAAAAGATTCGAAAGAATACATTGTCAATGAAAGAACTTTACTGGCAATATCCGAAAAAGACACCAGTGATGTTTGGTATGATTTTCCATTTACAACACAAAATGGCTATGTCATTCCGAACGGAAATTATGTTTTGGAGATATTAGCGATAGATTCTTTAGATAATTCCAGGCGAGATAGTTTAGATATGGAACTAAACATAAGTAACTTTGGCACAGAATTATCAATCAGCGACTTAGAATTATGTAAGAGTATAAAATCCTCCCAGGACAAAGAGCTTTTGTTCTATAAAAATTCACTTGAAGTGCTGCCACATCCATCTTTAATCTTTGGTGCATCCACAGCTCCAGTGGTCTTCTATTATATAGAAATTTATAATATAAATCCGAATATTAAGTACCTAATTAAAACCGATATTTTAGATGATTTCGGAAAATCCGTTCGTCAAATGAGCAAAGAGCGTCAATTTAAATCCAAAAGTTCCTTGGAAGTGAGTACTACACCGGTTAGCACATTTGAATCCGGAAAATATTCTTTAAGATTTTCTTTGTACGATGATAAGCAAAATCAACTGGTTAGCACAGAAAAAACTTTTTTTATTTATAATCCACATATCCAATTTAAACAATTGGCTTCAATTTCGGTCAAAGGAGCTTTTAGAAATATGAGCGATGATGAACTGGATAATGAATTTGAGTATTCAAGATACTTTGCCACCGACGAAGAAAAAGAAGTCTTTAGTAAATTAGATGTAATAGAGGCAAAGCGTAAATTTTTATTCAAACTCTGGCAAAATGTTGTAAATGGACGGGGGGATTTGCCTCCAATTAGTCGAAGTGGCTACCTAATCCGAAGAGAAATTGCGGATCAAAAATATCACTCATTCGGTAAGAAAGGATGGGAATCTGACCAAGGCAGAGTTTTTATGCTCTATTCGGAACCTGATGAAATTGATCGAACTCCTCAAGAATCAATTGCCAATCGATATGAGATTTGGCGGTATTTTAATCTTGAAAAAGGGGTCGAGTTTGTTTTTGTAGACAGATGGGGGTATGGTAACCTGGGATTGGTGCATTCAACCAAGCGAGGAGAGTTTCAAGATATCCTTTGGGAAAAATTTTTAAAGTGA
- a CDS encoding T9SS type A sorting domain-containing protein yields MNRFKIIIRILAAAFLLFGMVFGTSAFAKKGLEDKGKDNKDNRDFLSKTNAYQPERYQLLNINNLWAWHREDGHANHSPTGDNGTFFPRGTSFIIYQDGLVWGSQAYLDADHTQPAPFGQTIRVGGATYGTGTFEGRIIGEGATAVRADQDDPLSRIFRIRRDWKEMARNLDGSFSDELTRDTAESNEIASSSVTDAQNQKVLDEYAWSWNNWPVQFGAPYIDRNGNGVYDPPPAGFVVDDLIAMGYDEPGIAGADPDSPADQVMWTVFNDLDRARSTGRFGSEPTGLEIQMTMWAYKRTDALGNIFFRKWTLINKGGIEIDANGTLGSFYLDSMYVCQWSDPDLGSFSDDLVGTDTTLNLGFVYNGNAIDTDFRKFNLPPPSGGYDYLQGPAVPDPGGSGIFNLKIVPDIKNLGMTGFSYFSAGSPYSDPGGGYATNTIQWYKMLRGFAPLDGADVRYNHPPGVTAGQFPLAGDPVTQTGHIDGQGFNYSFVPGDRRLLIISGPFQMAPGDVQEVVVAFVAGLGSDRLSSVAVMKFNDRFAQNTYDALFQVPSAPASPSVVTTELDGRVTIEWGSDLVSVSNIEDKINEPGSFKFEGYNFYQLVSPSSSLSDAKRVFTVDLKSDPAVVLDQTFDLESGQILEKAVQFGSNSGIQRFFELNRDHIKDVDKLNNGEEYYIAVTAYSVAQVPGFLPASLESPPQVITVVPKVPFGTNYQTDFGEILEVTHAAGGSFGFVEPLVVDPAASTGGLYEVSFVAVNVATGETSWTLKRGSTILTSDESNQTGDENYDIYDGLFIKVFSPSPGIGSVDRSVGASDGGPGGERWVSGVDWGGAWFFGGLDIGANFFGSNLGPLDLIDMDIRWTSNPTMSEETGWSQGTVYRRDLGYVAESALGWMPMQAFDISDIDNPRRVNINFVEDANDGLADGIWNPIAAGEATGGGVGGREYTFFMASDYNPGLYDDANDGTTSDVVYALWPQSRSRPYQLSDFWMRIIANRPNTPNDKFTFTAPLPDKSLELEKVSAQKVGVFPNPYFAFNPQEINRLSRFVTFNNLPTAATIRIFNLAGQLVRTIDHESGQFERWDLLNFSNLPVASGMYIAHIEMAGVGVTKILKLGIIQEGEILETF; encoded by the coding sequence ATGAATAGATTTAAAATCATAATCCGAATACTTGCCGCAGCGTTTTTGCTGTTTGGCATGGTTTTCGGTACGTCGGCCTTTGCAAAGAAAGGGCTGGAAGATAAAGGGAAGGATAATAAGGATAATAGGGATTTCCTTTCCAAAACCAATGCCTACCAGCCGGAACGTTACCAACTCCTCAATATCAATAACCTCTGGGCATGGCACAGAGAAGATGGTCACGCAAACCATTCGCCCACTGGCGATAATGGTACATTTTTCCCCCGTGGCACCAGCTTTATCATCTACCAGGATGGATTGGTATGGGGTTCCCAGGCATACCTGGATGCCGATCATACCCAACCCGCGCCATTCGGCCAAACCATCCGCGTTGGCGGCGCTACATATGGAACTGGTACATTCGAAGGCCGCATTATCGGTGAAGGTGCAACCGCGGTAAGGGCAGACCAGGATGACCCGCTTTCTCGTATCTTCAGAATCCGCCGGGATTGGAAAGAAATGGCTAGGAATCTGGATGGCAGTTTTAGTGATGAGCTGACCCGGGATACGGCAGAATCAAATGAGATTGCCAGTAGCTCTGTTACTGATGCTCAAAATCAGAAAGTACTGGATGAGTATGCATGGAGCTGGAATAATTGGCCGGTTCAATTCGGCGCACCCTACATCGATCGCAATGGCAATGGTGTTTATGATCCGCCGCCAGCCGGTTTTGTAGTGGATGATCTCATTGCTATGGGCTATGATGAGCCCGGTATTGCCGGCGCAGATCCTGATTCACCTGCCGACCAGGTAATGTGGACTGTGTTCAACGATCTTGATCGTGCCCGATCTACCGGTCGATTTGGTTCCGAGCCAACCGGTTTGGAAATACAAATGACGATGTGGGCCTATAAGCGCACAGACGCTCTCGGCAACATCTTTTTCCGCAAATGGACATTGATCAATAAAGGCGGTATTGAGATTGATGCAAATGGAACCCTGGGCAGCTTTTATCTGGATAGTATGTATGTCTGCCAATGGTCCGATCCTGACTTAGGATCGTTTTCAGACGACCTTGTAGGGACTGACACTACTTTAAATTTGGGTTTCGTGTATAATGGTAATGCTATCGATACTGATTTCAGGAAATTTAATTTACCTCCTCCATCCGGTGGTTATGACTATTTACAGGGACCTGCAGTTCCGGATCCAGGTGGTTCAGGTATCTTTAATTTAAAGATAGTTCCTGATATCAAAAACTTGGGTATGACCGGTTTTTCATACTTCTCTGCGGGAAGTCCGTACTCAGACCCAGGAGGTGGTTATGCTACCAATACCATTCAATGGTATAAAATGTTAAGAGGATTTGCACCTCTTGACGGAGCTGACGTACGCTACAACCACCCCCCAGGTGTAACAGCCGGGCAATTTCCCCTTGCCGGCGATCCTGTAACCCAAACCGGTCACATCGATGGACAGGGTTTTAATTATTCCTTCGTACCCGGAGATAGACGATTATTGATCATTTCGGGCCCATTTCAAATGGCGCCAGGTGATGTACAAGAAGTCGTGGTCGCATTTGTCGCTGGATTAGGTTCGGATCGATTATCCAGTGTAGCGGTTATGAAATTTAATGACCGTTTTGCACAAAATACCTATGACGCTCTATTTCAAGTTCCAAGTGCGCCGGCATCTCCTTCTGTTGTAACTACGGAATTGGATGGCAGGGTGACAATCGAGTGGGGCAGTGACCTGGTATCAGTTTCGAACATAGAAGATAAAATCAATGAACCGGGTAGTTTTAAGTTTGAAGGGTACAACTTTTACCAACTGGTTTCACCATCTTCTTCTCTTAGCGATGCGAAACGTGTTTTTACCGTTGATTTAAAAAGCGATCCTGCTGTCGTTTTGGATCAAACCTTCGATCTTGAATCAGGACAAATATTAGAGAAAGCAGTGCAATTTGGATCAAACAGCGGCATTCAGCGTTTTTTTGAGCTGAATCGTGATCATATCAAAGATGTTGATAAATTGAATAATGGTGAGGAATACTATATTGCCGTTACTGCGTACAGTGTAGCTCAGGTTCCTGGATTTTTGCCTGCTTCTCTTGAATCCCCTCCCCAAGTCATAACGGTAGTTCCAAAAGTCCCATTTGGTACTAATTATCAAACAGATTTTGGAGAAATACTCGAGGTTACTCATGCAGCGGGTGGTAGCTTCGGATTTGTGGAGCCGTTGGTGGTTGATCCAGCTGCTAGCACGGGTGGTTTATATGAGGTTTCATTTGTAGCAGTTAATGTCGCAACCGGGGAAACCTCGTGGACGTTGAAAAGGGGAAGTACAATTCTTACTAGTGATGAATCCAACCAAACCGGTGATGAGAACTATGACATCTATGATGGTTTGTTCATAAAGGTCTTTTCACCATCGCCAGGGATTGGCAGTGTTGATCGATCTGTTGGAGCGAGCGACGGCGGACCGGGTGGAGAAAGATGGGTTTCCGGTGTTGACTGGGGCGGTGCTTGGTTTTTCGGCGGACTTGATATAGGCGCCAATTTCTTCGGCAGCAACCTTGGACCCCTTGATTTAATTGATATGGACATTCGTTGGACCAGCAATCCGACCATGTCCGAAGAGACCGGTTGGTCACAAGGTACGGTTTATCGCCGCGATCTTGGTTATGTGGCCGAATCCGCACTGGGTTGGATGCCAATGCAGGCTTTTGACATTAGCGATATCGACAATCCGCGTCGGGTCAATATCAACTTTGTTGAAGATGCTAACGACGGCCTGGCAGACGGCATCTGGAATCCAATTGCAGCAGGTGAGGCAACGGGCGGGGGGGTTGGCGGTCGTGAATATACCTTCTTTATGGCGAGCGACTACAACCCGGGATTATATGATGATGCGAATGATGGCACTACTTCTGATGTCGTATACGCCTTATGGCCACAAAGCCGTAGCCGTCCATACCAACTCAGTGATTTTTGGATGCGGATTATCGCCAACAGGCCCAATACTCCAAATGATAAATTCACTTTTACGGCGCCACTTCCGGATAAAAGTCTTGAGCTTGAAAAAGTAAGCGCCCAAAAAGTTGGTGTTTTCCCGAATCCTTATTTTGCCTTTAACCCACAAGAAATAAATCGATTGTCCAGGTTCGTAACATTTAATAATCTTCCGACAGCTGCGACAATTCGTATTTTTAACCTTGCCGGTCAGTTGGTTCGTACAATTGATCATGAAAGCGGGCAATTTGAGCGCTGGGATTTGTTGAACTTCAGCAATCTTCCTGTAGCCAGCGGTATGTATATCGCCCACATCGAAATGGCCGGAGTCGGCGTAACAAAAATATTGAAGCTGGGAATCATTCAAGAAGGTGAAATTCTTGAAACATTCTAA